In Amyelois transitella isolate CPQ chromosome 26, ilAmyTran1.1, whole genome shotgun sequence, the following proteins share a genomic window:
- the LOC132903413 gene encoding phenoloxidase-activating enzyme-like has protein sequence MINRTDMPCKAPSGSDGECVRIKNCPTLMGLYSQRTRTKEENERLTQASCGADGSTPKVCCEHSCYTPEGLLGKCIDIHDCEHVVQMIKQPLSKEAIFYLQSSRCNGATQYSVCCGPVVTGYDQSYCEKQDFIHPPRPMSGCCGIDINDDEMIGGQIARKEQYPWIVLIEYEARDLKINTFCGGSLISSRYVLTAAHCLIGSVLDGGTPKNIRLGEYDTSNEGRDCTVDFADDLDCNEPTVTIPIEETIVHPQYDLITKSNDIGLVRMRDNAPFTDFIRPICLPTNDVTEEPPHRFRLVAAGWGEYNVTMKRSNLKLQVTLPLVDRQTCQRAYSVRGRRTNITRKQICAGGVKDKDICIGDSGGPLMYQNVKRYELIGIASFGTKPCGTRSVPGVYTKVFRYMEWIVNNIKL, from the exons ATGATTAACAGAACGGACA TGCCGTGCAAAGCCCCCAGCGGTTCGGACGGCGAATGCGTACGTATCAAGAATTGCCCAACCCTGATGGGTTTGTACTCGCAGAGGACACGCACGAAAGAAGAGAATGAGCGTCTGACACAGGCATCGTGTGGAGCAGATGGGTCCACTCCCAAG GTATGCTGCGAACACTCATGCTACACTCCCGAGGGACTCCTGGGCAAATGTATCGACATTCATGACTGTGAGCATGTAGTTCAAATGATCAAACAACCACTTTCGAAAGAAGcaattttttacttacagTCGTccag ATGTAACGGCGCAACACAATACAGCGTGTGCTGTGGACCTGTGGTCACTGGCTACGATCAGAGCTATTGTGAAAAGCAGGACTTCATTCACCCCCCTCGTCCTATGTCGGGGTGCTGCGGCATTGATATCAACGATGATGAAATGATTG GCGGACAGATAGCAAGAAAAGAGCAGTACCCATGGATAGTTCTAATCGAATACGAAGCTCGAGACTTGAAGATAAACACATTCTGCGGTGGAAGCCTCATCAGCTCAAGATACGTGCTGACGGCAGCCCATTGTCTCATCGGTTCTGTTTTGGATGGCGGTACTCc aaaaaacaTCCGCCTGGGTGAATACGACACTAGCAACGAAGGCAGAGACTGTACTGTGGACTTCGCCGATGATCTGGACTGCAACGAACCCACAGTCACTATTCCTATTGAAGAAACCATAGTGCATCCTCAATACGATCTGATTACCAAGAGTAACGACATAGGTCTTGTAAGGATGAGGGATAATGCGCCTTTTACAG ATTTCATCAGACCCATCTGCTTGCCAACCAACGACGTGACTGAGGAACCTCCCCACCGCTTCAGGTTGGTCGCGGCTGGCTGGGGGGAGTATAACGTGACAATGAAGAGAAGTAATCTGAAGTTGCAAGTCACGTTGCCATTGGTCGATCGGCAG ACATGTCAAAGAGCATACTCCGTTAGAGGGAGACGTACGAACATCACTAGAAAGCAGATATGCGCCGGCGGCGTGAAAGACAAGGACATCTGCATTGGGGACTCGGGGGGTCCTCTGATGTACCAGAACGTTAAGAGATACGAATTAATTGGTATCGCGAGTTTTGGGACTAAGCCATGCGGGACCAGATCCGTTCCAGGCGTGTATACTAAAGTATTCAGATACATGGAATGGatagttaataatattaagctgtaa